In the Hermetia illucens chromosome 1, iHerIll2.2.curated.20191125, whole genome shotgun sequence genome, TCTGGAATATCATCGCTTGTGCGAGAAATTCTAGCTATATTCCCTGTTGAATGCAGAAAACAACTTTCTATTATCATCCCGGACGTGGTTTTCGATAAAAGGTCTACCAATAACCTACTTAATTGGCCTAAAAGGAAGAAACCTGGTAACCAACCACAAGTTCTATCATGATTAAATTTAGTCAATTCTAACTGAACTTTCCTTATCCTCCACATTCACAATTCATAGTACGTGCAAGGTGCCGCCAACTTGATGATCAATGAACCAGTATTTTCCGAATAAAAGGTGTATCACAAAAGACGGACAAAAATTTCTGTGAAGAATGGCCAATTCTACCTTATTTGCGCCCATAGGCATATGGGGTAACACCTATTGATGTCAAAATATGTTCGTTTGGTCTATTGTTGGAACAAGTGGCTATGGGAAGGGCAACTACGAAACAACACATTTATAGAGGATGAACGAAATGAAAAGACTGATGGAGCAGAGGCTTAAACTCTAGTAGTTGTGTAGTAGTGTTGTTGGGGGCGGACGGCCACCCGGTCTACTATATCTCTTGTTTTTCAAGTTCGTATGTAACTTGGCCGCCATGACATCTAACATATGTACGTAATTTGAAAACATTGATATTCAAACGAAGTATGGAAATGCCGAGAATAAATACTCCAAAGGGGCAACAATGATGGATCCAAACGAAAATTACATTTTCTGCACTTGCCCGAAAGGGCCTCATTCGGAGAAAACtttttttctctcttctctccgCAACCGCTACAATGCGAATTATAAAGTATACCGTGTATGCTGGCATGGTCTCACATTAGCTAGAGCCCCTtgcaaaccgccgtaatccttacgctatcgaaaaccttctcgaaatcgacgaaaAACCACATGAAGCGATGATTTAAAAAAGCCGCAAACTACTCCAAAATGGTCCGCAGGGTGTGATGTGGTCAGTGGAGAAGGATCAaaagcgaaaaccagcctgctctctgtccacCAAGTTTTTGAAGTGTTCATTGAGATAACTTTAAGTGAGGCGACGAATCTTATAGCAGGAATAGTGTCAAtgaattcaaatgaaaaaatacCGAAACGAAAAAGGGTGATAAAAGAAGAGTTGGTGAAAAAGTTCTTCCATTCTCTCTCCGGCAGTTCTTAACAAGCGGCTATCGGTTGGATTTCTACTTTTTGGAATGTAGATCTTTAGATGAAAGATCCAGAAGAGACTACTGTCGCGATCTAGCTCAGAATAGACGGGAATGGAAGATATTCTGAAGCCCCAAACTATTAAAATATGGTACTCTACACAATGTTACAGTTAAGCCcatcggtgtttaacgtagatacctgtcgtggagacttaatcctatggtcctcttcagacacggattgattttgtgaccacaatcagagccccgctgagacaagcaacaacggtaccagtctataccaactgcatggcttagcattcatactggtggatgcaagaattacctaaatctctaccgaactaaggagtatggcacccgtgttgaaacgcaacaccacgcggaggcccgaaggtctcttctcgcttgagcataaccacaaccaccatgaaactctcactaggggggccaaccgcaaataaccgagctgtactcacatacaacgggagttcaaccgaagtatgagagtccaggggctttcccggttcccatggtaccagtatacccctggtgaggtttcgtgaccaatttggcacttcaggtgagtccccgtgcagactcgggcctgatcgccctaattaggcctttggagcgttcgcctactgcatcatggcccGCAAAccaagtgagtacagcgtctcccagtgccaccactatggaggttctcctcggccacttggttttgctttggtcgacagggttgccgcaccgtcttcctcaccgccacctctgagcaccatacAATGTtacagaaaaaaagaaaggaaaaggggggggggggtggaatgAGATAAGACAAAGTGCAGATAAACAGCATGtatagaaaaaagaagaatactTTGGGCAACCAAAAAGTGCCCAAAAACACTTGTACCTAAAAGCGGACTAGGGAGTTGGATAGGATTGAAAATCAGGGCTCCAATTCTAAGTCTCACCAAGAAAACCGAACTAAAATTAAAGTATAAGATGAGACGTATTCTTGACTACTGcattcgcgacatcgttcaaataaccgtgaatcaagccgcgtttgtcaagaactgcagaatTACTGATGCAATATACCCCTCACGGTTTGACCGTGGGCTCCAAAAATTGATGTAGTATGCATTGCAGCAACACCTAATGCCAGAAGTACTGATGCCTTGAGTTAAATTTCTCTACTGCAATCCCAAGAGTAAAAGTCGAAGTGTGCCAGgtctatcaaaaccgtttcgtatcTCTGTCGATGTTCATTAAGGACGTGTCCTTTCGTTACCCTTCTTTATTCTTGTCATCGACAAAGCCTGGCTCTCTATACGTTCCCCTACGCAGATGATTTTTTGCTACTGTCCCACAACAAAAAgtaggaatgatcgcctcacacAGCACGATctgagactgaatctgaataaaatagaatttttgacGTTCGAGCCAAATGAAATAGTAAGAGCAAATCATTGTCAGTGCAGCAACCTGTCGCGaaatgagtgatttaaatagCTTGGATCAATACTGGTAAACTGCGTTATGACATTCGCTCGTGTACCAGCGCAACTTCTATGAAGTGGAATTCTACAATTGGCATTGTTTGTGGtcaacgcatcaacgaacgcctcaaatccaaaatctaccgcagtgtcgtcctcTCCACCGCACTATGGTTTCGGTTGTTGGCTAAttattaaagacaatgaacgacaacAAGCAGTAATAAGGATAAAAATGTTGAGTTGGATCAGTAGCGTAAGACATCCTAGCACATTCGAAATGGAaacatccgcaatcgatatggattTGCACCCACCGCGGGAAAATTGGTCATGTAGTCTACACTAACAAgaactcactagctaagattggGCTGAGTATCAAAGGCGATGGGAAATAACTAAAAGGCCAACCCGAAAAAACGAAGACTTGATATACTAGATTATGGTTTAAGGGCGACCACACATTCAATGAGTAAAATGAATGTATGCTTTTCCAGAGAAAGGAGGATATTGAGTGCCGGGGTGCTGTAGGCAGATGCAGATGCCCAGTATTCAGAACAGCCTTAAACGTAATGAAGAAATGAGATTGATTTTAATCAACCTTATTCATTGATTTTAACTGAACTCAAAATTCGATTGGCAAAACAACAGATTATTGAAGAAATGAAGCTGAGCGTATTGAAACAAACGTGGGTTATCTAACTTACAACGAGTCTAGCAACACAGGGCCCAGTGCCCAAAAACCGAGTTACAGCTATCATACATAGGCCGAAAACTTGGTCAATTTCTTGTCCCCACGGGACAGTCTTCCTGGGCCGGACCAGAGAACTTACCTTTCCCTGTAAGCTTGCAAGGACGTTGTGGGACAACTAAAATCTACAACAACTGCACGCAAtgcggagatttccgatatggAGAAAGATACGGtgacattgcgatcgtgatggatgatctgaatgctaaaGTGGGCTCTGACTacatcttgctcggacatgtgacggAGAGGCATCGTGTTGGTGGCTATGTCAACAACTACATTTTTTACTAGCTTGTATCAGTGGCACACTGTTCGACTACGGGGCCTATCACAAGGTCAGTTGGCTAACCAGTTACGATTGCCTAACCAAGTTGACCATATTGCAATCGACAATAGATTTAGTAGTTGCCTTCTGAATGTTCGTTTTTCGTGTCAGTACTGCTTTTACTCACAGGGAAATAGAGCGCCAGCCCTAAGAATTTAATACACTGGGAAAATTTTCTTCTCGCTTATACAGCACAACTTTAAAACAATCCGCGTGAGAATGAGCATCATCAGAAGTGCTTTTTCTTCGGTGTGAATGAAGACCCCGCTGGCCTTGGAAACGTAGAAGGAGCGGAGGTTATCGTGAAAAAGTACGAGAAGTACAGTTTATTTTGGGTCGTGATACAGGGAATTCTTCTATCGCGTTGTTAAGTGAGGCAAAAACCGGTGTTCACCTCACCATATATCGCACCACGAAAAAGATTGGCGTGGTGGTCAGCCATTCGATGGTCTTGTGAGGGGTGTTATCGGGATGCTTCTTATACACGATGACGAGTTCAAAAAGGTGGAAACAGCACTTCATCACGATTCTAAATCGTATGGCATCCGGTCAAGTTCtacatcttatagatgatatagCATGCCGACATCAACTATTCCTCCTAATGAAATCGAATTTGTTTTTGCCATCAACCCGGACAAACTGAATATAACCGCAGGCCTTACGATCCTCCTATGGGAATTTTCCATGCTCCTTCCCCCCTCTACAGTTTCTGCAGAGTTGTCATTCGCAATCAATCGTAAATCCTAGAACTCTGAAATATTTTCCAACGAGTAGAATAAGGATTGTCAGAATTCCGAAGAAAGGAAGTCTTGACCATTGTTGCCTTTTTTATTAAAGGTAACAAATTGGGTACCCTTTTCACATTTTTTAgcacttttttaattaaaaagtcATTTTTCAGTATTTTCTAACATTAACCGgaatgaaattaatatttagcAATATCATGTTTTAAAACCATTTGACCATTATGTTTGCGATGTTTAAATTCTCgctcctcctgcttttcaacgatttcaagGCAATGAATAGGTCACCCATTGACAACTAATTGCGAGCAATGCCATGCGATAGAACCCACTATCTTAGGATGGCCAACGATTGGGTGGGTCGCCGTGGAATTACGTGGTGTAACAAGAGAGGAATGCAAGTAGCTCAGAAACCAGCGATGGTGCATAAATTGTGAATCGCAAAATACCCGAAAATTTAAACAGACTATTAACAATGGGACGGTCAATCTCGACGTCGTGCACCCGGAACGAATTCCCgctggtcatggatgtttgttatTGTCTGTAGGGGATGGTACAATGGGTCCACTAAAGTATTCAGCACTGCAACTATGGTTCTCTGTATCATTAAGAAAAAGTTGAATCCTGCATTGAAACGCAATAAGACGTAAGGATAAAGCGTCGGAGAGACGTAAGGAAGTGAAAATAAGTTCAATATGTCGAAAAAGATTAAATTACGTGAAATGACATTCGTAATCcgccgaaaaaaaaacgttAAAAACATGTATGTTTGCCTGTTCCACGCTTAGATCAATCGGGGTAGCCAAAATTGTTGATCGTGTTGTCAGATGAAAACAGTTCTTCCATAAAACTTTTACACCTCTGCTATTCTGTTCTGCACGTGAGAATGTCTGGAAGTAAGTTAATACGGAGCTTGAAGCTTCTGAGATCCATGTAACCATCGAGGATAGTGGTGCGAAATAGTTAGTTTTGCGCTTTGTGGCGGCCAGAAGTGTAGTCACATTTTGTATTTATTGACcagatgaaaaagaagaatgtatACGTTGATGTATTGCGTTTTATCTTATGACAACCGCTATAACTTGGGACATAgagcaaaagtttttttttcaacagaaCAGCCAACCAAAGCACATACTATTAGGGGTACCCATAAGTAATCCATTATTTTTAAgtaatatattaaaaatttattaaaactttaatatttttatttcttaatcaATTATATAATCTCCATCATTATCAATAACAGTTCGCCATCTGCTgcgcaaattttcaattccatTCCTGTAGAAATCTGCCGGCCGTGAAGCAAAATATGACTGAAGGTGCCTTTCGACGTCGGTGACAGAGTTGAAAGTTTTATTTCGTAAGGAATGTTCCAGCGACCGAAACAAATGATAATCCGATGGGGCAATATCTGGTGAATAAGGTGGATGAAGTAGAACTTCCCATCCTAActcctttattttttcttgcgTGATTCTTGCTGTGTGAGGCtgggcattgtcatgttgcaaaatgacTCCTCTTCTATTGATTAGAGCTGGCCGTTTTTCAATTAGCTTTGATTGAAGTCGTTCCAATTGTGAACAATATGAGTCTGCTGTTATCGTTTCGCCTGCTCTCACTAGCTCGAAGTGTATGATTCCACTGCAATCCCACCAAATTGAGAGTAAAACCTTCCTCATTGTCAATGTTGGTCTTGATGTCGGTCTTGGCGCCTGATTTGCTGAAAGCCACTGTCTAGAGCGTTTTACATTATCGTACAGgatccacttttcgtcaccaGTTACGATCCTGTTTAAAAATGGATCTGAGTTCAGTCTCGTAAATAAAGATGTGCAAATTGTTCGTCGCTGGTCCTTATTGCTTTCGCTTAATTCATGTGGAGTCCAAACACCTTGTCTACACTTTTTGGCGACTTGATGTAAGTGTCTTTGTACGGTTGACCAGGTTGATTGTAGGCTTCTCGATAATTCCTGTATGGTCAATCTCGGATCTGCTTCCACTAGCGACTTCAGCGCGTCTTCGTCGAACTGTACGGGTCGGCCACTTCGCGGCATATTATTAAGGCCATAATCACCTGCGGCAAATTTTCTATACCAACTTTGACACTTGTTAACTTCCAACACTTCGCCATACGTATCGCAAATTTTTCTAGTCGCAGCAGCTGCGTTCAAACTAGCGTGAAAATGAAACAACATGCAATGCCGTATATGGTCCTCTGATGGTACAAATGCCGCCATTTTGTCAAAACAAGTTTAATCTTGCTATGCACTTAGTTACACGTTACTCACTACCTGCTCTACTTAAGTTCACTGTAAATTAGATGTTATCACTTTCGCTGTTAGTACACGACTGATGACAAATTACTCATCCTCAAATAATTGATGACTTATGGGTACCCCTAATATTTAGATGAAGAACGGTTGTTGTATAATATTCCACGTGGAGTCTGTAGGCGCAATCGGTAAATGTTAATCTATAAACGCCAAACTTCCCCAGACCATGATTATTGCATTATAGAAAGCCTGGAACAAAATCTTCTCGTTTAGATCGTTTTTCAGCGTCCCCTTTTAGAATGATTTTTCTTGTGTACTAATATTTTCGTGATCTGCTATTATGGTGtatagtaatatagtattacACACGCAATACATGAGTATGACACATCATATAACAACAGCAGCGGTGAAAACTCTTATTTAACTTGGACGTATACATACTTATATAAAGGTACGATTTAGTACATTTCTGTCTCATATTTTGATACCATAATTTTTTCGTTTCCGACAACACTGGACTTGAGATTatcttaagagggtcatcccgtgtgaaggccgtttatTCTGactgtttttagaaattttttgtgaagaactagatgaagatacaaatacgaatttttcatcacagatttattaatatcttgagcgtgcatagtaattttttcagcccgattgcatagttcgttattgaaatacagaacaatttatacacccatctccaaaaaaggttttttttctgCGGCCccactagagggcgctgcgatcttaaaaaaaaaaagtaaacggcattttaacgtacagacttaactacagtccgtaaactagaattattaaaaaatattaaaaactaaatttttggtgcctcgttaaactttttttttgaattttggtgtttttttgcggcttctttaatgaataaaaaaaaacactgaatgaatcgcaattattctagcttgcggaccgtagaaacatgttctgaataagtcatataaatttcaaagagttttattggatagattttgggctatggtggcagccgattttgaacatgcagtttcgagaaaaacgtatttaaaaagtagaatgcgattttattaaggttttatggctaccTTCACTGATCATTAATTTGCTatgcctagtccataaaccttcggtttcttgaagaaaaacatgtacggccttggcttcaattcttgtctttttaggcaagtcattcgaacgtcacttggaccgataaatacgagctttattacgacgatcgacataaatctagcatgtgacttatcacgtgtttaacactataatttccgaacgaccccgaatatcaaaaaatcactttgcccatatacactatatctagattcaatatatgccgaaaaaaaaatagattccccggatccgacacacgggatgacccccttaaacttgttaatgatatgaaaatagtCCTTTTTTGTGTGGTATGACCTGTGAGAGGAAGTCATTCCTTAATAGGGCTAAAGAGGGGACTCTCCTTTCTCACAGATGCCCTCCTTATCCCTGCCCTTCAAGGAGTTTGGGTAGACAAATCTAATTTTACCATaattatatcaaaatacccccACCGTGGAGCTCCACAACTTTTTAAGAGTGTGGTCCCGGTTTTGGGACAGCGTAGGAGAGAAAGAaccttccgcttctcccttcttACCTTGACCGTCACAATTCTTCAATATTAAGTTAgagttcttctttcttctatatACCCTCCTCCTCCGGAGGTGGAGTTGAGTTT is a window encoding:
- the LOC119647174 gene encoding histone-lysine N-methyltransferase SETMAR-like; amino-acid sequence: MAAFVPSEDHIRHCMLFHFHASLNAAAATRKICDTYGEVLEVNKCQSWYRKFAAGDYGLNNMPRSGRPVQFDEDALKSLVEADPRLTIQELSRSLQSTWSTVQRHLHQVAKKCRQGVWTPHELSESNKDQRRTICTSLFTRLNSDPFLNRIVTGDEKWILYDNVKRSRQWLSANQAPRPTSRPTLTMRKVLLSIWWDCSGIIHFELVRAGETITADSYCSQLERLQSKLIEKRPALINRRGVILQHDNAQPHTARITQEKIKELGWEVLLHPPYSPDIAPSDYHLFRSLEHSLRNKTFNSVTDVERHLQSYFASRPADFYRNGIENLRSRWRTVIDNDGDYIID